In the Cylindrospermopsis raciborskii Cr2010 genome, GCAATGGTCTGGCCACATATGAATGTATCTGAAGAATACACGGTTTGGGAAGTTGATGGGACAGATTCAGTTGAATGTGATCATATTGAACACACTCTGACTATTCGTGCAGACGGTACAATAGTTCCCTGCTGTTATGATCTGACATCAAAACTGCCTATGGGAAATATTCTCACTGACGACATAAAAGAATTATTTACGGGTAGTAAATATCAGTATTTAAGAGAACTGATTATGAACAAGAATTATCCTGATCTATGTGCTAATTGTAATGTAGTGCGTCCCAGAAAGTATTTAGTTCCAAGGTGGCGATGACGTTCCCTCGAACAAGCAGATTGTTTTTTTCGGGTGACAATTTATGAAGGTAGGAATTATTGACTACGGTGTTGGTAATCTGGGGTCTATTGCAACGGCCGTTGAACAGCTAAGGTCTAAACCTGTTCTAATTGACCGTGCCATTGATCTCCATGCAGTTGATGCACTTATTTTACCTGGCGTTGGTAACTTCACTGACTGCATGCAAGTTTTGGTAAAAGGAGGTTGGGTAGATGCAATTAAAGAAGAAGTCACTAGCTATCACCGACCCTTATTAGGAATTTGCCTTGGCATGCAACTCCTGGCCAATGTTGGTTTGGAGGGTGCATTAGATTCGACCACTGGGACTGAAGGCTTGGGGTTGATCCCTGGACGAGTGGTGAGTCTTAAATCTCAAGGC is a window encoding:
- the hisH gene encoding imidazole glycerol phosphate synthase subunit HisH, with the protein product MKVGIIDYGVGNLGSIATAVEQLRSKPVLIDRAIDLHAVDALILPGVGNFTDCMQVLVKGGWVDAIKEEVTSYHRPLLGICLGMQLLANVGLEGALDSTTGTEGLGLIPGRVVSLKSQGCSLRVPHVGWNNITKLDSKLCLLNGISDGTDFYFVHSYVFMPDEQSTVLARAEYDISFTAAIGLGRVWGTQFHPEKSSRAGIQLLRNFLDGQPC